Within Takifugu rubripes chromosome 20, fTakRub1.2, whole genome shotgun sequence, the genomic segment AACAATCTGTTCTTTATTAAAGAGAATCACATCCTCCTCGGTTAAGTGGCATCATTAAAGGAGAGGGAAGTGGGAAACTCATTTTAACTTAGCTGAATAAGTCTTTTGAGTTTACGCACCAATTGCACTAATAAAAGTATCCATGTTGCGTGTACTCACTATGCAGTAGGCCACCAGAGCTCCCTGCACAAAACCCGCCAACACGTCAGTCGGGTGGTGCTTGTGATCGGAGACCCGTGACAGGCCGGTGTAGAAAGCCATCATCAGCAGCGTGAACTGCAGCAGTGGGCGGAGGAGACGGGCGCCACGCCACGTGAACCTGGACTGCAGGTAGAactggagaagaagagacaaCGACATTAATGGCGACAGAATTCTGCAACTGTAGGCCAGGAAATGTCAAACCTTCACAACACAACCTTGATATCAACCCCCGTGTGCAACAGCATCAAAAACAACAGAAGGACAAGGTCAAAGACATTGGAATGTGGACAAAGGTCTGTCTGGGATGTCTAGACTGAATCCAAATGGCTGTAAAGAAACTCATCTTCCACAACTGCCGGCGTTGACGCGGCTGGTCCGCCGTTCAACGCTGCAGCTGTAAAAACAGTGCAGCTGGAGCGAGCCACCGGAGCCTGACACACATCTGCATGCATCTCCTGCCACGATGGCTCCAGCGCCCGACCTGGGTGAACTCTTTACCCTCTGTCTGAGCTAATAGGAGGGAAGACGGATGAGCTTGCAGCCCAAACTGGTTTCTGGGAGAGTCAAAACACGAACCATTGTGTCCAAGGCCAGAAAAAAAACTACAGTACATGCGAGACACCTCTGAGTGCATGCAAGTGTACAGGGACAATGGTGAGATCAGCACAAGTTCCTCCAACTGTTTCCGCACCACTCAAACCCTTAACTTCCCCTCTCAAAGACCCCGAGCCCGGGCCTGGGAGGGCCAGACCTCCATTACTTGTATCTTCAGCCATCATCCCTAACAATACAAAGGCTGCCAGCAGTGTCTATGAGCCCCTGCAGACGTGAACGTAGAGCTTCCTTGTACTTCCACTATGACCCTCGCCATTGTTGGGTTCCTTTCGGATGTCTAGGAAGCGATCCCTCCCATCCctttcagttttgttttctcctccctTTTGGGTATGTTTAGACTTTATGTTTCCTGCTCAGCGTTTCCCAGGTAGGGGCCAATGagtatacatacatacatttgaCCCTTTTGCAGCCACGAAAGCACGGTCGCATGGAATGCAAACTCTAATTGCTAAGAAAGCCTAAGCCAAAACaaagagtcacatgacctgccgAGCTACTTTTCTCTATCTCAGTGGAGGGTGGTGAGGAAACCCAAATAACCCACCCAGGCATGTTAATCCACGCTAACAGGCTGATTTGTCCTTGGGGAAATGTACTGAGCCCGAAATAATCgaaggaaaacaacaataacagcacAAGAACAGAGGGGCTGCAAGCCGATTCacatgagagagggagacgagagcgACGCCGAGTCTGGTGGTTTCCGAAGGAATCCAGTTTCACTGTCCTCCTCGCTGTGACTGAGCCAGTGTcacattaaagaaaacacaacaaagtgagAAAAAATGAGAACATAAAacccattttctttgttttgagcagccccccccccccttcagttCCCCTCAACCAGTTTCCCACCAGGCTCAGAGACAGATGATGTGGTTCATCATCACAAGCGCGATACAAGACAGCAGGCCCTGGACCCGGCCTAGCAGGAAGGACCCACTTGTTCCTGTTTGGCTGCGGTGCGGCAGCCAAGCGTGCCACGCGCCCGGTGCCAGTTAGCTGCGCGACTGCTAAAGTCTCAGCTCAAACCACATCGGCCACAGTTGCAGCGCTCGAAGGCGCTGCGCAGGAAACCAAACCGTCCAGAATGCAGAAATTATTTGCAGTTTTTTGGTTAACTGTGGGCGCCGCCGCGAAGCGGCCGCCGCGAAGCGGCAGCCACGCGCCGGCGGTGACATGTTCACACGCTGGTACCGGAGGGGGAGACGATGTTCTGAGCATAACGCAGCAGGTTCTAACATTTGGCCGTGAAATATTCCCGTCTACGCTCgcgtttttttgtttctgacaTTAGAGCCCGACATGGAAAACATGTTATGTAATCAAAGGTTCTGCTCCAGCCTGAATTGCTGGAACTGAACTTCTGTTGAAAGGCTTCGCAAAGTTCTGTCATGGTGTGATGTAAAATGTGCTGGACGGCTGGTGGGAGCTCCGCCCGTGCTGTCCTCCCTGCCTGTagctggagctttacccccTCGGTCACCATCTGGGTTTAATAAGCCTGTTCAAGAATGGTCGGCGTCACTTTTGGTTCTCTGGGTTCACGACTCCAGATTCCCACGGATTTCCAGAACCGGTTCCTTGCGTAATTTTTCTTTGGAGTCAATGGCCGATTGGTTCTTACTGGTGGATGAGAGAATCACTCCTCAGGCACGACTGAAAGTGTTTTCAGATGGGTTTTGGGGGGAGATTCCACAACACTTTTTATTGCTCTTGTCGGTTCGTTCCCCACGACTTTTTCTGTTTCACTGTTTCAAGCTGCTCTGGCTCCGGTCCGGAGCTCACCACAGCTTGAACGCTGGCCGTGGACTGGTGTGTCACTCTGTGGTTTGATGTATCCATTCCCTCTCTGCCTTTTTATCCACCCTCATCTCCCTCCTTCACTTTGAACAGAGTTCAGCGGTAGGTTCAACCAGAGGCTGGGAAAGACCCGGAACATTACACAAGAAATCAGCAGAACTTCATCCCGCTGTGAGAACCAAGACCACCGTGGAACCCGAACATGAGAGCAGCAGATCCAAAACTGAACAGCCGTCTTTCCTGCTTGTGAGGAGAAGATGACTGGGAAGAGAgagtatgtgtgtttgtgtgtgtgtgtgtgtgtgtgtgtgtgtgtgtgtgtgtgtgtgtaattagaCTGTTTGAAGCACTAAATATCTCCAAGCCTCCAGGGGAGTAAAGCCCCACCCGTACCCACAACAGGTGGAAAGAGGGAGGATAATTAAGGAAAAcagagagaacaggaagtgcacACGCGAGCATTGggaacgcacgcacacacatacacacacacagctgctgagaAGATAACAGGTGGAGtgcatccatctctctctctgaggaTTAAAAAAGAATCACAGCCTTTATGAAGTGAATAAagagccgagcagcagcgggaggagaCGTGGGTGACAACAAAGGCCTGTTCTGTCTTTGTGCGAGTGAGACTCAAAAGAACGGCCGATCCTTCAGCCCGTGAATACCCCTGCAATCTTCAAACCATTGTTTGTGTGGCTTCGGCATGTGTGTGCTTGACGTAATTGCGATGACACTGTGATGTGTTAAAGAGCTTAATTGTTACTTACAGCCAGGTAGAGCATGGTGAACAGGGAAAAAGAGGCGTGTCCCGAAAAGAAGGATTTCCTGTCAAGACAAAGACCGTTAAAATTGATCAGATTTGATACAACTCCAGTCATCGTGTGTTATTCACGGGCGCTTGCACAAACCTGGCCTCCTGTACTTCGCTGTCTGCACCAGTGCAGGTGTAGTTAGTGATGTATCCCTGTGAACAGTCGATGGTGGAGAAATCTGGCTTGCACACGTCTATGAAGTGAGGCCTCATGCGACCCACAGACACCTTGGCTATGTCTGTGAAAGACTGGCTGATAGCACATCCAAAGAGAAACACGCCCATCTACGagacaacaaacacagacaagatGAGGCAAAATAGTAATAACAGCACGTCTGAAGGCTGTCAAGGCTACTGAAGGGGGCTAAATGATGTAGATCACGAGACCATTCTCGAGTGTACCAACGCATCATGTGATCTGACCTGTTTGTAGAGGGCTGCAACATAAGGGTTCCCAACAAAAGACTTGGTTCCTTCATGTAGCTGGTGGATCCTGATGCATTCCCCAACCAGAATCTGAAAGAAAGGCTGGTTAGCGAGGCGACATAAACAGGACAGATGTGATTTAAGAGGCTAAAATGCACAGCAAAAGGCTAACGTTCCACTGCGTGCCATGCAAGGCTAACTCAATGCAAAAGTGATATTAAAGCTTCAGTGGAAAAGGTGAGTGAGGgtcagacagaggacagagggtcaGACAAACACAAGCGAGGCCTGCCTTTCCCTCGGGCAGTGATGAGATGAGGTGAGATTATCAATGAGCGGGGGGAGGTTGTGTGTGCGAATGAGACAGGAAAGGCAGGGAGAGGGGATGGAAAcctaaaataaatgttctaGACTGGGTCAATACCTCGCTCAAACTGACCTGACTGGGAGGGATTTACATGAGGGCAATCATCTGTTACATGACTTAAGCCGCGCAGGTTTAGTCTGAATCCTGACGTTCCAGCCACACGTTTTTATGTGGGGCAGATGGAAAGACCTCGTCCAAACGGACGGGCTTAGAGCGAGCCAACCCCCCTCCCGGGCACAGAGATGTCAATCATATCTGAACCACCTGGGGTGTCTGACTGACAGCGGCGGCTCTCTGCTGCTAACCGCAtcgctccttccttcctctttctacACAAAAGCTCCAGTCTTTGGCTCATTCTCACCTAATCTCCCGTGATAATATTTACCTGtctgtgagccagcagacaatgCTGTGGATGTGAGCAGCATTAGAGCTTGAACTGCGAGCACATTTGCAGGTCTGGTGCTTCCAAGACAGCCACTCTAGAAGCACGAGCGTATGGCAGgtgtgtatttaaatgtatgCTGGCTGTCCTGTCTGTTAAACACTCATATCCTGCTTATTGAGTGATCAGCTGACAGACTCACGGCTAGAAGAAATAAATGTGGCGCTGGTCCGTTTATATCTCTGTATATGTGGAGGAAGGTGTCAAGGAACTGATCTTGGCTTATTAACAGGGGCACAGCTGACCGATATGGGCAACAGAAGTGTATTTACTCTGTCTGTATTTCTACTAGAACCTCTCCTCCCATTCCGTCTCTTCTTCTTGGTGCCTGGtggtccagcagcagaagcttttGGACCGGAGTGTGATGACGGGTTCATTGGGGAACCTCCCCATGCTAATAATGCTAATTCTCTTTCTCAGTCCCAGTTGTCAGGTGCAGATAACTGAGCCTGACAACTGGGACAGTTGGGATTTCCTTTGTAAAGAAGGTAAACAGGAGGCCCAACTGGAATCTGCAACCAGTGCATGTATGCATAcacatacagtgtgtgtgtatgtgcccaCTGATTGCATgactgagtgtgtgagtgtgtgttaagGAATGGTGTCGGCATGGCGGTAGACACCACTAATGAAACACAGCTGTGTGAGACAGGCCAGCTTTGCCCACACGAGAAGATGTGAGGGAACCAGCTAAAGTGAGCTCCCATCTCCTGGTTCCACTGAGACGGGACAGTGAGTCCACCAGAGTCCCggtgaggagacggaggagaagcAACGTCTCCGAGGGCCGTGCCACGGAGTCTGTGGGCTGAGGGGATCCAGCCTCACTACGTGGTTCACATTGCCAGTCATGTGTGATTCTGACAAGTTTCCACTAACTGTGGAAACCCCTTTTATTCCTAAAACAAGGGTTCTTGAGCCAAATCATGGGGTGCACATCTTCATGTTGCCGTCGGGGACAAATGTAGCTAAAGTCACGCTGGAGTCAGGATACAGGAGTAGGAGGTATGAGACTGGAAAAGAACTTGTAAAATCTCTTTGGTCTTTGACTTGCATGCGTCAGCAGACACACATAAACACCCACTTCCTTCTGTTCCTTTGGGGGGGCCCTCTCGCTACCGCTAACTCACAGAGAGGCAATAAAAGAGGCTGGGGTGACTaaggatgaaggtgaggaagaacATTGTAGAATGAAAAATGGTTGGAGATGGTGAGCACATTTAGCAGAGGTTTGGAGTGTTTTAGGAAGGTCTGGACAGcaacaatcaaatcaaatcaaatcaaatattttcAGTTAGGGACAGGAAGGAATTAACTTAAACTGGAAAAGAGCTTGAAAACAAAGGAGGGTGTGAAAGTGGACTTACAGAGAAGATGGCAATAAGTATGCCGACACCACAAAGCATGGCATCGCTAATGGTGTCTCCCTCTTTTCGGGGGTAGCGGATGGACTCGTCCGAACAGTAAAACCCGCGCTGGTACGGCTTTACGGTGCTAGTCTCAATGATCAGGAAAGGCAGGCTAGCTACAAGAGACACAagaagggagagaagagggggaagacagcaagaggagtgggagagaagCAAGAAAGCACCCAGTCAGTgacacagatatatatatataaaaaaacagaacCGGACAAGGAGCGCTCTGGCACTAGGAGATCATGCATTAATCGCAGAAGCAGCTTAGGTTAGCGGATGTGGCTTATGGTCAGCTCTTAAAGCAGGAGGGACGTCTGTCCAAGCTGAGACGCGACAGATCATATTTGTCTTTACGAGAGAATTGACCTGCTCCTTCAAAGCTGCCACCAACATCCACCAACCCGCCCTGTTTCTGCCCTCAGTGTTCCCTGACACGTGCGCTCCTTGCTTGTGGGCAGGACTTACAGACACTAAAGGCAGTGTCAACCCAACAGCAGTGAGCACAGAGGAGGGGACGGTGCTCTTCTTGTAGGGGTAGCTCAGGCTGGAGTCCCCACAGTAGAGACCCCTCTGGTACGGACGGACAGAGGTGTGCTGCAGAACCAGGCTGGGCAGCATagctacacacacaaatatggaGGCATGTATGAACCGACACCACCGCTCGCACCTGATCCACACACCAAATGCAGACAATCGCACGTTAGCATAATGCTACTTACCTGAAACCTGAGGAAAGAGATAGCACATTAGCATCAGCTGTGATGGCAAAAGGGCTTATTAACGCTGCAAAccgtctcctgctgcttccGTTGACGGTGTGACACCAGGCTATTGTAAATGGTGCTTAATTAAGAGCCTTCCTGCCTGAGCAAATATGGAGAGATGCACTAAGATAGTGAGGACAGAGGGTTTTAGTGTGATGGATCGGTTGCAAAGTCTGGCTGGAGTGCTCTGAAAGGAgttcaaaagaaagaaagtctgaatactaaaaaaaatcaaaacaaaggtCAGCTCATTCTGAAAGAGCTCTCACGTGACAGAGTGTTCTGGCATGCAAACGTGTGACTGCACTGCTCATAAATAGAGGAGGTTCAAGACGCGGAGGCGTCCCGGAGACCCGCGAGCTGACGCGCCAACCTATACATGCAGCGCCAGACTTTACAGAGAATATTCCAGCCTGTGGTTTGTGTGGTTAGCTCTCTTCACAGGGATTTTTGGGTCGGATCTACTCGCGAATGCTCCTCGAACAGCAACTGGAGAGGCGGGTCGCGGCTGACGCAGGGCGCGCGGCGCTTGTTGGCCAGCGCTTTAAAGACCTCAATGCACGCTTCTGCATTTTTGTGGACATGCTCAAAGCTCCCGCCGCCACTCTGACATCTGCTCCCACTAAAATCAGAAGGTTGTCTCAGGTGTAACAGAGTCCATGTTCACTTTAAAGTtgctgaaaagggaaaaaatgctGCTGTGCCACTTTTTCATGCTTGTCAGCATTTCTTGTTCTACCTAAAAAGGCATAAAATCATTAATTACGAAACATTCTTGAAGGAATCGACAGTATTAACAGCCATTAGCAGGGTCAGTCTACAGACATTAAAGCTGGAAAACAACCCGATGATGTTTCTTGACATGTTttggttgggtttgggtttgacGGTCTCTTTGGTGATCGGGCCGGGTGGCAGATGGGATGGGGGAGACACCTGCAAAAACAGGGTGCACTGGCAGGACATGAGCCAGACTTTGGTGGTGTGTGAGAACCACAACATCCACAGAACAGGCAGGGCAAAGGGTTTGAACCCGGTCAAGCAGGGGTCCAGCGAAAGGTCCTGTATGACCAGGAAAGAGCTTCTGGTGCACATGtggtgtgttttctgtctttttctacAGGCAAGTGTTTACACAGAAAGCTGAGGAGAACAACTTGTTTAGAAACAGGGTGACACTGTCTCTCATGCCAATCGTGCCTGTGGTATTCCATTTAGCCCGTCCTCCTCTCTCGCTGTGGAAGGAGGGGGATTCAAATGTTAATGAGGGGATGTGAAAAGAGAACGGGTCACGGGCTTAACAGACATGGGAAACATgtccacacaaaaacacacacgcaaaccaGTGCTTAAAAGGCTAAACTGGGATCGGGGAGTAGCATGGGAAAGTCGTCTAGCTCTTCCAAGAGGCAGGAAAGGAGTGAAAGTGAGAGAGCGAGGACGTTTATTGAGGATTAGATAAAGCTCTGCTGTCCGCATGATTCCAGGTTATGTGACGCCCCACTGCTCTGACACCCTGAGTGACACCCTGGCATGTGGGCATTCTCTTCATTCCATACTTGTCAGTCCAGGAGCCTTTCGGTTTAAAGTCTCCCCCCAAGCACTGACCCCCCATCTCCAAATAGAAGAAATGGGATCTCTAACTGCCCACGACTTTTATGGAGCGGCCAGAGATTCTTAAATcttaaataaagtgaatcccATCACGTTAAAGGAGCCGCTTTTGAACGCTGCCCTcttcatgtttgtgttgttgtcgCATGCATTTGACGTTGATTTGCTCTCCCGCACTGCTGCTAACGGAGCAGCCAGTTACCGAGGCGACCATCAAAGAGGCTTGTTCCTGAGGTCGCGTCGTCACACGCTGTTTCGCGGCCCTACAGCCGGACTGTGCCTGAGAATAATTTGGGGCCTACAAATTCCTcactggagggggaaaaaaaacatcctgagTGGGTGGTTAGGGGAACACTTTGATTTGCCTTATCAGATGCTGCCATGCGTTTCTCTCTTTCAGTCTGTGACAAAAATGCGACCTCAGAGGCAGTGTTTGAACGCTGGGGGTCACGTGTGTGTCACTGAGATGTTCTATCTCCCTCCAGCATTAATGCCTTTTAATGTTCCAGCAGTAGGTTCGGTAGTGTTTGCGTAACACACATGTTTGTAGGAGCACGCCAttgggcgcgtgtgtgtgtgtgtgcgtgtgcatgcgaaTGTTTTTGTGTTGGGATTATCCAGCCAGCACTCGTTTGATTAGCTTTGGAGTTAAATTTGGTAGAGCGAGTTAAGTGCTTACATTAGCACAGCTAATGAGATTAAATCCAATTTATCCGTTTCTCTTGCATGCAGCAGAGAGacgtttccctttttttccagaTGCGTACATCCTCTCAGCTTGACATGCAGTTTGACGCACTTTAAGCATCCGGGTTGGTATGTTTCAGGGTCCAGAGGGGTCAACGCTCCATCCTGCAGGATCAGGATCGGTTCTCTTATCTACTTTTACACTAAGACCCACTGGACCTGCCAGAACAGGACACAATAGCTGCTCTTAAGGCAACCAAAGCTCTGCGACACACAGACGCTTAAATCACTGTCAAAGTGTCATTTTTCCtcagaacaacagcaacaggcCTGCAGAGACTCTGCTCTCATCATTCTTCACCca encodes:
- the plpp3 gene encoding phospholipid phosphatase 3 isoform X2 → MQKYMYEKAMAQETRNGGTSTFNNNNNGVDNSKKKVLIVFDIFCLLLAMLPSLVLQHTSVRPYQRGLYCGDSSLSYPYKKSTVPSSVLTAVGLTLPLVSILVGECIRIHQLHEGTKSFVGNPYVAALYKQMGVFLFGCAISQSFTDIAKVSVGRMRPHFIDVCKPDFSTIDCSQGYITNYTCTGADSEVQEARKSFFSGHASFSLFTMLYLAFYLQSRFTWRGARLLRPLLQFTLLMMAFYTGLSRVSDHKHHPTDVLAGFVQGALVAYCIVFYVSDLFKPRIKPATPLPSPIKKELLPSSDIIERNNHHNMV
- the plpp3 gene encoding phospholipid phosphatase 3 isoform X1, encoding MQKYMYEKAMAQETRNGGTSTFNNNNNGVDNSKKKVLIVFDIFCLLLASLPFLIIETSTVKPYQRGFYCSDESIRYPRKEGDTISDAMLCGVGILIAIFSILVGECIRIHQLHEGTKSFVGNPYVAALYKQMGVFLFGCAISQSFTDIAKVSVGRMRPHFIDVCKPDFSTIDCSQGYITNYTCTGADSEVQEARKSFFSGHASFSLFTMLYLAFYLQSRFTWRGARLLRPLLQFTLLMMAFYTGLSRVSDHKHHPTDVLAGFVQGALVAYCIVFYVSDLFKPRIKPATPLPSPIKKELLPSSDIIERNNHHNMV